In Synechococcus sp. A18-25c, a single window of DNA contains:
- a CDS encoding DUF3122 domain-containing protein: MLALRRLLGMLLVAVTLLLLTPMAVSAQVHEHQDENGAPMLRSLESLRDLDYQSWQAVAYRTGKPGNPVVLRIVGYPGKLRLEHPAPLLVQAGVKEWQLDDITLDNPVLATDGREAAAEFALDPLLNDLSNNRPLRLFMPGVFNEMPVPPYVVAEWRDVQTQPLS, from the coding sequence ATGCTCGCGTTGCGTCGTTTGCTTGGCATGCTGCTGGTTGCCGTAACGCTGTTGCTACTGACGCCGATGGCGGTGAGCGCGCAGGTGCACGAGCACCAGGATGAAAACGGGGCACCGATGCTGCGCAGCCTCGAGAGCCTGCGCGATCTCGATTACCAGAGTTGGCAGGCGGTGGCCTACCGCACTGGCAAGCCCGGCAATCCCGTCGTTCTGCGCATCGTGGGCTACCCGGGCAAGCTGCGTTTGGAACACCCCGCGCCGCTGCTTGTGCAAGCTGGTGTGAAGGAGTGGCAGCTCGACGACATCACCCTCGATAATCCGGTGTTAGCCACTGATGGCCGTGAGGCGGCGGCGGAGTTTGCGCTTGATCCTCTGCTCAATGATCTGAGCAACAACCGTCCGCTGCGGCTGTTCATGCCGGGGGTGTTCAACGAGATGCCCGTTCCTCCCTATGTGGTGGCGGAGTGGCGTGACGTGCAGACCCAGCCCCTGAGCTGA
- a CDS encoding ureidoglycolate lyase, protein MIEHQPLKAGSLLDARLEACGTALREVDDMTPPGEQDAELSFGPGRLRYYVMRIPRRPLKVTAMTRHVNATQCLSSAEGRPFWLLLAPPDTEGPVLDASKAWLLRIEAGEGIKLHLGTWHAGPLFDADSASFFNLELSDTNQNDHETLKLSRSINLELNEALER, encoded by the coding sequence ATGATCGAGCATCAGCCCCTGAAAGCGGGGTCCCTGCTGGACGCACGTCTCGAGGCGTGCGGCACGGCCCTACGCGAGGTGGACGACATGACACCGCCCGGGGAGCAGGACGCGGAGCTGAGCTTCGGGCCCGGGAGGCTGCGTTACTACGTGATGCGCATCCCGCGACGGCCGCTGAAGGTGACAGCGATGACACGCCATGTGAACGCCACCCAATGCCTGAGTTCCGCGGAAGGTCGCCCCTTCTGGCTGCTGCTGGCTCCACCCGACACTGAAGGGCCTGTGCTCGATGCATCCAAGGCCTGGCTGCTGCGCATTGAAGCCGGGGAAGGCATCAAATTGCATCTGGGCACCTGGCATGCGGGGCCTCTGTTTGACGCCGACTCCGCCTCTTTTTTCAATCTGGAACTGAGCGACACCAATCAGAACGATCACGAAACCCTGAAGCTCAGTCGCAGCATCAACCTTGAACTGAACGAGGCGTTAGAACGTTGA
- a CDS encoding GH116 family glycosyl hydrolase — protein MAPLGFSALTSLLGRQGKTTAWQPPQASWSQPFGLGWEQPYTVRYASNLDDGPNHGMPLGGFGAGCIGRAPDGNVNLWHLDGGEHWFGVMPDCQFALFESNGSSKRAHALAVKPDGDASRPKSGEPLQAWDWYPASTAEHSTGTYAARYPLSWTNYEGVYDAEVRCEAFSPILPGDYQRTSYPVAVFVWTLRNPTTKPLDLSLLLSWRNTTGWFTNTDSSAEVHFRDDGSPEHNYAPAIGKTNGQRNRWIDDGNLKGVVLEGPVSNPVAEGEGQWCIATNDQPGMTIQRCSRWNPAGDGSELWSSFSADGSIPESNNDRRSGADDPLSAALTVQCHLEPGQSIEIPVVISWDLPVTAFATGSQALRRYTDFFGTGGDQAAAIAAEALRDWKRWRELIEAWQQPVLQRTELPEPLRMALFNELYDLCSGGSLWSAASPEDPHGRFGVLECLDYAWYESLDVRLYGSLALLQLWPELDKAVLRSFARAIPAADATQRPIGWYFTQGKGRVEADRKVKGATPHDLGAPNEVPWDATNYTAYQDCNLWKDLGSDYVLQVWRTYKLSPSGQDLRFLSECWPSAVEALRYLKTFDVNDDGLPDNGGAPDQTFDDWPLKGVSAYCGALWIAALEAALAIGQTLQLKTGLDTSAEQRQFSGWLEQSRSNFDTLLWNGEYYDIDAESGTPVVMADQLCGDFYARLLGLEPVVSEANSRSTLKAVKEACFEAFDGGKLGVANGLRRDGTPLDPNGTHPLEVWTGINFGIASYYRLMGEGQTAEAICSAVVEQVYSGGLQFRTPEAITAVNTFRACHYLRAMAIWGLWATHTDWAVIPGAERSQCA, from the coding sequence ATGGCTCCGCTCGGTTTCTCCGCTCTGACGTCTTTGCTCGGTCGTCAAGGCAAGACAACGGCGTGGCAGCCCCCGCAGGCCAGCTGGAGCCAGCCCTTCGGATTGGGCTGGGAGCAGCCCTATACGGTGCGCTATGCCAGCAATCTCGACGATGGCCCCAATCACGGCATGCCCTTGGGGGGCTTCGGAGCAGGCTGCATCGGTCGGGCGCCGGATGGCAACGTCAACCTCTGGCACTTGGATGGCGGCGAGCACTGGTTCGGGGTGATGCCCGACTGTCAGTTTGCTCTGTTTGAGAGCAACGGCAGCAGCAAGCGCGCCCATGCCTTGGCGGTGAAGCCTGATGGGGATGCCTCACGCCCTAAGAGCGGTGAACCACTCCAGGCCTGGGACTGGTATCCCGCCAGTACGGCGGAGCACAGCACCGGCACTTATGCCGCCCGTTATCCGCTGAGCTGGACGAACTATGAGGGCGTGTATGACGCCGAGGTGCGTTGCGAGGCCTTCAGTCCGATTCTGCCGGGCGATTACCAGCGCACTAGCTATCCGGTAGCGGTGTTCGTGTGGACCCTGCGCAACCCCACCACCAAGCCCCTGGATCTGTCGCTGCTGCTCAGCTGGCGCAACACCACCGGCTGGTTCACCAACACCGATTCCTCCGCCGAGGTGCACTTCCGTGACGACGGCAGCCCAGAGCACAACTACGCCCCGGCGATTGGCAAAACCAACGGGCAACGCAACCGCTGGATTGACGATGGCAACCTCAAAGGTGTCGTCTTGGAGGGTCCTGTCTCCAATCCTGTCGCTGAGGGTGAAGGCCAGTGGTGCATTGCCACCAACGATCAGCCAGGCATGACCATTCAGCGCTGCAGCCGTTGGAATCCCGCCGGCGATGGCAGTGAGCTCTGGAGCAGCTTCAGCGCCGATGGCTCGATTCCAGAGAGCAACAACGATCGGCGGAGTGGGGCCGATGATCCGCTCAGTGCGGCGCTGACAGTGCAATGCCATCTCGAGCCGGGCCAGAGCATCGAGATCCCTGTCGTGATCAGCTGGGATCTGCCGGTGACGGCTTTTGCCACCGGCAGTCAGGCCCTCCGCCGCTACACCGATTTCTTCGGCACCGGCGGTGATCAGGCCGCGGCGATTGCCGCTGAAGCCCTGCGCGATTGGAAGAGGTGGCGTGAGCTGATCGAAGCTTGGCAGCAGCCGGTGCTGCAGCGCACGGAGCTGCCAGAGCCGTTGCGTATGGCGCTGTTCAACGAGCTCTACGACTTATGCAGCGGCGGCAGCCTGTGGAGTGCGGCGTCGCCTGAGGATCCCCACGGCCGTTTCGGCGTGCTCGAGTGCCTCGACTACGCCTGGTATGAAAGTTTGGATGTGCGCCTGTATGGCTCCCTGGCCCTGCTGCAGTTGTGGCCAGAGCTCGACAAGGCCGTGCTGCGCAGCTTTGCCCGTGCGATTCCCGCTGCCGATGCCACGCAGCGTCCGATCGGCTGGTATTTCACCCAGGGAAAGGGCCGGGTGGAAGCGGACCGCAAGGTGAAGGGCGCCACGCCTCATGATCTGGGCGCTCCCAATGAAGTGCCCTGGGATGCCACCAATTACACGGCTTATCAGGATTGCAATCTCTGGAAAGATCTGGGCAGCGATTACGTGCTTCAGGTGTGGCGCACCTACAAGCTCTCGCCCAGTGGGCAAGACCTGCGTTTCCTCTCGGAGTGTTGGCCCTCCGCAGTGGAGGCCTTGCGTTACCTCAAAACCTTCGATGTGAACGATGACGGCCTGCCCGATAACGGCGGTGCGCCGGATCAGACCTTTGATGACTGGCCGTTAAAGGGAGTGAGTGCTTACTGCGGTGCGTTGTGGATCGCCGCGTTGGAAGCGGCATTGGCGATCGGGCAGACGCTGCAGCTCAAAACCGGGCTCGACACCTCGGCTGAACAGCGGCAATTCAGCGGTTGGCTGGAGCAATCGCGCAGCAATTTCGACACGTTGCTGTGGAACGGCGAGTACTACGACATCGATGCTGAAAGTGGCACGCCAGTGGTGATGGCCGATCAGCTGTGCGGGGACTTCTATGCCCGCCTGCTGGGGCTGGAGCCGGTGGTGAGTGAAGCCAACAGCCGCAGCACGCTTAAAGCCGTGAAGGAAGCCTGCTTTGAAGCCTTTGATGGCGGCAAGCTTGGTGTCGCCAATGGGTTGCGCCGCGATGGCACACCTTTGGATCCCAATGGCACCCATCCCTTGGAGGTGTGGACAGGCATCAACTTCGGCATCGCTAGCTACTACCGCCTGATGGGCGAAGGCCAAACCGCTGAAGCGATCTGCTCAGCTGTGGTGGAGCAGGTGTATAGCGGTGGTTTGCAATTCCGCACGCCGGAGGCAATCACGGCGGTGAACACCTTCCGGGCTTGCCACTACCTGCGGGCGATGGCGATCTGGGGTCTCTGGGCGACGCACACCGATTGGGCGGTCATACCAGGCGCCGAAAGAAGTCAGTGCGCTTGA
- a CDS encoding bile acid:sodium symporter family protein, with amino-acid sequence MSTLISVALFLVMVALGLHPPAMPFGRLKHRPAWLLQVLLTTCFGIPVAALLLLRSPLGQGLSPAMATALMVMAICPSAPLISLKSRQVIGNPALATRLQLCSSCAAILSVPIWIHQLPIDAAETVWSISAKDVAAQVFSAQVVPLLVGMSLRQWCSDWAERWNPIVQKTASTLLLLLLAVVLIAALPKVSLTLIADLRGAFLMLLLTLIALLLGFAVAGRDRAERSTIPLVMAMRNPGLALLLVQRMAPEASELKAAIVGYVLMTAIGMTPFLHWRKRLAGPVHDVSQ; translated from the coding sequence ATGTCGACCTTGATTTCGGTGGCCCTCTTTCTTGTCATGGTGGCGTTGGGGCTGCATCCACCGGCCATGCCGTTCGGTCGGCTGAAGCACAGACCCGCTTGGCTGCTTCAGGTGTTGCTCACCACCTGTTTTGGCATCCCCGTTGCAGCCCTGCTGTTGCTGCGCTCACCGCTCGGCCAGGGCCTCTCGCCTGCCATGGCGACGGCCTTGATGGTGATGGCAATTTGCCCCAGTGCTCCGCTGATTAGCTTGAAAAGTCGCCAGGTGATTGGGAATCCGGCGTTGGCCACCAGGCTTCAGTTGTGCTCATCGTGCGCCGCAATCCTCAGCGTGCCGATCTGGATCCACCAGCTGCCGATCGACGCAGCCGAGACCGTCTGGAGCATCTCCGCCAAAGACGTAGCCGCCCAGGTCTTCAGCGCTCAAGTAGTTCCGTTGCTGGTGGGGATGAGCTTGCGCCAATGGTGCAGCGATTGGGCCGAACGCTGGAATCCCATCGTGCAGAAAACCGCTTCCACCCTGCTGCTGTTGCTGTTAGCCGTGGTGTTGATTGCAGCGTTGCCCAAGGTGTCGCTGACACTCATTGCCGACCTGCGCGGAGCCTTTCTGATGCTGCTGCTCACGTTGATTGCTCTACTCCTTGGCTTTGCAGTCGCCGGCAGAGACCGAGCGGAACGAAGCACGATTCCGCTCGTGATGGCCATGCGCAATCCAGGGTTAGCGCTGCTCTTGGTGCAACGGATGGCACCAGAAGCAAGCGAACTCAAGGCGGCCATAGTGGGCTACGTCTTAATGACGGCGATCGGCATGACTCCCTTCCTCCACTGGCGCAAGCGCCTGGCCGGTCCAGTCCATGACGTCAGCCAGTGA
- a CDS encoding arylsulfatase translates to MSSLIKTSHLLRRMVVGGGLLLATSVSIVDMTQGQAQAREFDRTTLPIAEPRPEKVTKVLPSEVPMPPQWEVTAPAGAPNVVIILLDDVGYAAPSAFGGVVNMPTAEKLAQNGLRYNRFHTTALCAPTRAALKSGRNHHKVNTGSIPEIATGYAGNSTVVPDYAVPVAEILRLNGYNTAAFGKWHETPGRETTAAGPQTRWPTRQGFEKFYGFVGAEDNMWEPTIHDGVTVVDAPQKDRYHFTEDMTDQAIGWVRQQKAIKPDKPFFIYYSSAGAHSPHHVGQEWIAKYRGKFDEGWDVLRARNLENQIKAGVVPPGTQMAQAPASVPKWDSLTPQQQRIYARQAEVFAAFTEHSDHQAGRLIQAIDDLGELDNTLVIYVTGDNGASVEGDMSGHWNWNHYLNGVEETPDEQEAKLDEWGGPTTYPMYHLGWAIAFNSPFALSKQVAGDFGGTRNGTVIHWPERIRQGGGIRSQFSHVNDVAPTILEAANLPMPTMINGIPQIPMQGTSLIYTFDNPGAEERHSTQYFEIIGNRGIYHNGWMARTTVMYPWEAPNRMNTVEADDGWQLYDTTVDFSLSNDLAAQYPDRLEAMKAKFMEEAIENQVLPLDDRLLERLVPSVAGRPTLLGDRTSMDLYPYAWNMVEDSIINVKNVSNSVTAYVDVKGGEEDGVIFSQGGRFGGWSLYVENNKPSYTYNYMGELFTFTSNQPLPAGKSEIRFELDYDGGGVGKGADVRLKLNGEVVAEGRMENTIASRFSIDEGADVGLDRGSAVTVRTIGPRRYSAYGGQIDKVTIQIYPKATDVAQQ, encoded by the coding sequence ATGTCGAGTCTGATCAAAACGTCTCACCTGCTCCGCCGGATGGTCGTGGGTGGTGGCTTGTTGCTGGCGACCAGTGTGTCGATCGTCGACATGACGCAAGGTCAAGCCCAGGCACGTGAATTTGACCGGACGACACTTCCCATTGCAGAGCCAAGGCCTGAAAAGGTCACCAAGGTGCTCCCCTCCGAGGTGCCGATGCCCCCGCAGTGGGAGGTAACGGCACCCGCTGGTGCTCCCAACGTGGTGATCATTCTTCTCGATGACGTCGGCTATGCAGCACCATCCGCTTTTGGCGGGGTGGTGAACATGCCTACCGCTGAAAAGCTCGCCCAGAATGGCCTGCGCTACAACCGTTTCCACACCACGGCTCTTTGTGCGCCTACGCGAGCAGCGTTGAAGTCCGGACGGAATCATCACAAGGTCAACACCGGTTCAATTCCAGAGATTGCCACTGGTTATGCGGGCAATTCCACCGTTGTGCCGGATTACGCCGTGCCGGTTGCGGAAATCCTCAGACTCAACGGCTACAACACAGCGGCCTTTGGCAAGTGGCACGAAACCCCGGGTCGTGAAACCACGGCTGCTGGCCCTCAGACCCGTTGGCCAACGCGCCAGGGATTCGAGAAGTTCTACGGATTCGTGGGTGCGGAAGACAACATGTGGGAGCCCACAATCCATGATGGTGTCACCGTTGTGGATGCACCGCAGAAAGATCGGTATCACTTCACTGAAGACATGACCGATCAGGCGATCGGCTGGGTTCGTCAACAAAAGGCCATCAAGCCAGATAAGCCCTTTTTCATCTATTACTCCTCAGCCGGTGCCCATTCTCCGCACCATGTGGGTCAAGAATGGATTGCTAAATACCGAGGCAAGTTTGATGAGGGCTGGGATGTTCTGCGGGCACGTAATCTTGAGAACCAGATCAAGGCAGGAGTTGTTCCTCCGGGCACTCAGATGGCGCAAGCGCCCGCGAGTGTTCCCAAATGGGACAGTCTGACGCCGCAGCAACAGCGAATCTATGCCCGTCAGGCAGAAGTGTTTGCAGCCTTTACCGAGCACTCCGATCACCAAGCAGGTCGATTAATCCAAGCCATCGATGATCTCGGTGAGCTGGATAACACCTTGGTGATTTATGTCACAGGTGACAACGGTGCCAGTGTTGAGGGCGACATGAGCGGCCATTGGAATTGGAATCATTACCTCAATGGTGTTGAAGAAACGCCGGATGAACAGGAGGCAAAGTTGGATGAATGGGGTGGGCCGACCACCTATCCCATGTATCACCTCGGCTGGGCGATCGCCTTCAATTCACCGTTTGCTCTCTCCAAACAGGTGGCCGGTGATTTCGGTGGAACACGCAATGGAACAGTGATTCACTGGCCTGAGCGCATCAGGCAAGGTGGCGGTATTCGTTCACAGTTCTCGCATGTGAATGATGTGGCCCCCACGATTCTTGAGGCGGCCAATCTACCGATGCCCACCATGATCAATGGCATCCCGCAGATTCCCATGCAGGGAACCAGCCTGATTTACACATTCGATAACCCAGGCGCTGAAGAACGGCACAGCACGCAGTATTTCGAGATCATTGGCAACCGCGGCATCTATCACAACGGTTGGATGGCGCGCACCACGGTGATGTACCCATGGGAAGCACCCAACCGAATGAATACGGTCGAGGCCGATGATGGTTGGCAGCTGTATGACACCACAGTTGATTTCAGCCTCTCCAACGATTTAGCGGCTCAATATCCCGATCGCTTGGAGGCCATGAAGGCGAAGTTCATGGAAGAGGCGATTGAAAATCAGGTGTTGCCCCTGGATGATCGTTTGCTTGAGCGGCTGGTGCCATCCGTCGCTGGTCGACCGACCCTGCTGGGGGATCGGACGTCCATGGATTTGTATCCCTACGCCTGGAATATGGTCGAAGATTCGATCATCAATGTAAAGAACGTCTCGAACAGTGTGACGGCCTATGTGGATGTGAAAGGGGGCGAAGAAGATGGTGTGATCTTCTCTCAGGGCGGTCGATTTGGTGGTTGGTCGCTTTATGTTGAAAACAACAAGCCCTCCTACACTTACAACTACATGGGAGAGCTGTTCACATTCACCAGCAACCAGCCGTTGCCTGCTGGCAAATCCGAGATTCGCTTTGAGCTCGACTACGACGGCGGTGGCGTCGGCAAGGGCGCTGACGTTCGGCTGAAATTGAATGGTGAGGTGGTCGCTGAAGGCCGTATGGAGAACACGATTGCTTCGCGTTTCTCCATTGATGAAGGTGCTGATGTTGGCCTTGATCGTGGCTCGGCGGTCACGGTGAGAACCATTGGCCCTCGCCGTTACAGCGCCTATGGCGGTCAGATCGACAAGGTGACAATTCAGATTTATCCCAAAGCCACCGATGTCGCCCAGCAGTGA
- a CDS encoding formylglycine-generating enzyme family protein produces the protein MSDQRAPMVVIPAGDYRVGSESFYPEESPVRTIHVEAFAIDVAPVTNAEFARFVSDTGYLTVSEKPPDPVLYPNLPPEEQCPESAVFIPPPANVDRSQPLSWWALVEGADWRHPQGPSTSIDDRMEHPVVHLAYEDAVAYAEWAGKRLPTADEWEVAARGGLVEQDYAWGSEMTPDGQWMANVWQGPFPWRNEQIDGWLWTSPVGSFPANGYGLVDMCGNVWEWTSTLFPVPKGEQERRIIKGGSFLCADNYCHRFRPAALMGQTTDTATCHMGFRCISDSV, from the coding sequence ATGAGTGATCAACGTGCTCCGATGGTGGTGATTCCTGCTGGCGACTATCGCGTCGGTTCGGAGTCGTTCTATCCCGAAGAATCGCCTGTGCGCACCATTCATGTGGAGGCGTTTGCGATCGATGTGGCACCGGTCACCAATGCCGAATTCGCCCGCTTCGTTTCAGACACCGGCTACTTGACGGTGTCTGAAAAGCCACCTGATCCTGTGTTGTATCCCAACCTGCCCCCCGAAGAGCAATGCCCTGAATCGGCGGTGTTCATTCCACCGCCGGCCAACGTGGATCGCAGCCAGCCATTGTCGTGGTGGGCCTTGGTGGAAGGAGCGGATTGGCGTCATCCCCAGGGACCGTCCACCAGCATCGACGACCGCATGGAGCATCCGGTGGTGCATCTTGCCTATGAGGATGCTGTGGCCTATGCCGAGTGGGCGGGGAAACGTCTGCCAACGGCTGATGAATGGGAAGTGGCAGCCCGTGGTGGTTTGGTGGAGCAAGACTACGCCTGGGGTTCTGAAATGACACCAGATGGCCAGTGGATGGCCAATGTCTGGCAAGGGCCATTCCCTTGGAGGAATGAGCAGATCGATGGCTGGTTATGGACCTCGCCTGTCGGCAGTTTCCCTGCCAATGGCTACGGCTTGGTCGACATGTGTGGAAACGTCTGGGAATGGACGTCGACGCTGTTCCCGGTTCCCAAAGGTGAACAGGAACGACGGATTATCAAGGGCGGGTCATTCCTGTGTGCGGACAACTACTGCCACCGCTTCCGACCAGCTGCACTGATGGGACAGACGACGGACACCGCCACCTGCCACATGGGATTTCGCTGTATATCGGATTCAGTGTGA
- a CDS encoding neuromedin U, with translation MLFRLRMTRNVSWLFGLAALLVPTSVAAQGQPQTLVANPADFDFTPLELAELKLAQAPDVEQPSGTGNPPVAAAPDESPAQENDSLAQAAQNPIASLISVPIQWNSTPNTQWAPNVTLPSPNPNDPPISTNFKANQTQNVVNVQPVVPFKVNDGLTLVTRTIVPFISQPWARGTSIQAIGDINPSVFFVPTLKGNFTVGVGPTLVMPTATDSRLSSQRWSAGPAGVLVYTKGPIVAGGLINNIWSFAGEGKRDVNKMLIQPFLNYNLPKGWYLTSSPIITADWTSEDSKGWTVPIGLGVGRVFKLGTQPVNASLSAYYNAVKPEVLGQTLIGDWTFRAQVQFLFPTGS, from the coding sequence ATGCTGTTCCGTCTGCGCATGACTCGCAACGTCTCCTGGCTTTTCGGTCTTGCTGCCCTGTTGGTTCCCACCTCAGTCGCAGCGCAGGGCCAACCCCAAACTCTGGTCGCCAACCCGGCTGATTTTGATTTCACTCCCCTGGAGCTTGCTGAGCTAAAGCTGGCTCAGGCCCCGGATGTTGAGCAGCCTTCAGGCACAGGCAATCCACCCGTCGCCGCTGCCCCTGACGAATCCCCTGCGCAGGAGAACGATTCTCTGGCGCAGGCGGCCCAGAATCCGATAGCCAGCCTGATCAGTGTTCCGATTCAGTGGAATTCGACGCCTAACACCCAATGGGCACCGAACGTCACGCTTCCGTCGCCGAATCCAAACGATCCACCAATCTCCACCAACTTCAAGGCGAATCAAACCCAGAACGTGGTGAACGTTCAGCCGGTGGTCCCCTTCAAGGTGAATGATGGCCTCACCTTAGTAACGCGCACGATCGTTCCCTTCATCTCCCAGCCTTGGGCACGTGGAACCTCGATTCAGGCGATTGGTGATATCAATCCCTCGGTGTTCTTCGTGCCCACTTTGAAGGGCAATTTCACCGTGGGTGTTGGCCCCACCCTGGTGATGCCAACCGCAACCGATAGCCGCCTAAGTTCCCAACGTTGGAGTGCCGGCCCCGCCGGTGTTCTGGTTTACACCAAGGGCCCGATCGTGGCGGGAGGTCTGATTAACAACATCTGGTCGTTTGCCGGTGAAGGCAAGCGTGATGTCAACAAGATGTTGATTCAGCCATTCCTCAACTACAACCTGCCCAAGGGTTGGTATCTCACCAGTTCCCCGATCATTACGGCGGACTGGACCTCAGAAGACAGCAAGGGCTGGACGGTTCCGATTGGCCTCGGTGTGGGTCGTGTGTTCAAGTTGGGGACGCAGCCCGTTAATGCGTCTCTTAGTGCCTATTACAACGCTGTGAAACCTGAAGTGCTGGGTCAGACGCTCATCGGCGATTGGACTTTCCGCGCACAGGTTCAGTTCCTGTTCCCCACGGGCAGCTGA
- a CDS encoding DUF1254 domain-containing protein, which translates to MTRFKHLPSTVLSALFLACSGSALQAADVVPKGYNTPIPVDVLTPDSVTTRIGTFNYFDGFPDDETMRKARRQVDLGRGVQTFLNFMPAASLEMLHVGHRDGYGLQTNRDIGVFEDLMSSDSLWLTGNTDTVYASAFIDLSDGPMVVEVPAGTGPGTVNDAFFRFVIDMGGPGPDKGRGGKYLILGPGQSAPADADDYYVANTPSLINWVILRGFLDAEGSTETAKNAFQNDLKIYPYAQRMNPAPNTFKNLTGLNVNTIHANDFKFYEELDDVIQREPSEVFSPELLGMASAIGIQKGKPFAPSPAQKALLTEAVAIGNATARSILFAPQDPKAYIYPDKAGYWQTGFPGGSHEYLVNGGNGGRDMDGRTLFFYLATVNTPAMALELPGVGSQYAFVSRDSSGAYLDGGNSYKLTIPANPPAERFWSFVVYDPQTRSMLQSEAMPYPSKNNKRNTDMVENADGSVTLYFGPEAPDGLETNWVKTVPGKGWFGIFRLYGPGQEWFDRTWTLGAIEQI; encoded by the coding sequence ATGACTCGTTTCAAGCACCTCCCTTCCACTGTCCTTTCCGCCTTGTTTTTGGCATGCAGTGGTTCTGCGCTCCAAGCTGCTGATGTCGTGCCCAAGGGCTACAACACACCAATCCCTGTGGATGTGTTGACGCCGGATTCGGTGACCACCCGAATCGGCACGTTCAATTATTTCGATGGTTTCCCGGACGATGAAACCATGCGCAAGGCCCGCCGTCAGGTGGACTTGGGCCGCGGTGTGCAGACCTTTCTGAACTTCATGCCTGCAGCTTCGCTTGAGATGCTGCATGTGGGCCATCGTGATGGCTATGGCCTTCAGACGAACCGTGATATCGGTGTGTTTGAAGATCTCATGAGTTCAGACTCTCTTTGGCTTACAGGCAACACCGACACGGTGTACGCCTCCGCCTTCATTGACCTAAGCGACGGCCCGATGGTGGTTGAAGTGCCCGCCGGAACGGGCCCGGGCACGGTGAATGATGCCTTTTTCCGCTTCGTGATCGACATGGGCGGTCCCGGTCCAGACAAGGGCCGTGGCGGCAAGTATCTGATCCTTGGGCCTGGTCAGTCGGCTCCTGCTGATGCCGATGATTATTACGTGGCTAACACGCCGAGTCTGATCAACTGGGTGATTCTGCGTGGTTTCTTGGATGCTGAAGGCAGCACGGAGACGGCCAAAAATGCATTTCAGAATGATCTGAAGATCTATCCGTATGCCCAGCGGATGAATCCCGCCCCCAACACGTTCAAGAACCTCACCGGTTTGAATGTGAACACCATTCATGCCAACGACTTCAAGTTTTACGAGGAGCTGGATGATGTGATTCAGCGTGAACCGTCAGAGGTGTTCTCACCTGAATTGCTGGGGATGGCCTCGGCCATTGGCATTCAGAAAGGCAAGCCTTTTGCTCCATCGCCTGCGCAGAAGGCCTTGCTCACCGAAGCAGTTGCCATTGGCAACGCCACCGCACGTTCGATCCTGTTTGCTCCCCAGGACCCCAAGGCCTATATCTATCCGGACAAGGCTGGTTACTGGCAGACCGGATTCCCTGGGGGGAGTCACGAATATCTCGTGAATGGTGGCAATGGTGGACGCGATATGGATGGACGCACGCTGTTCTTCTATCTCGCCACGGTGAATACCCCGGCAATGGCTCTGGAACTTCCGGGCGTCGGTTCGCAATACGCCTTCGTTTCCAGAGACAGCAGCGGTGCCTATCTCGACGGCGGCAACAGCTACAAACTCACCATCCCCGCGAATCCTCCGGCTGAACGGTTTTGGTCGTTTGTGGTTTACGACCCACAAACTCGCTCGATGCTGCAGAGCGAGGCAATGCCCTACCCCAGCAAGAACAACAAGCGCAACACCGACATGGTCGAGAACGCCGATGGCAGCGTCACGCTCTATTTTGGACCGGAAGCGCCGGATGGCTTGGAGACCAATTGGGTGAAAACAGTCCCTGGCAAGGGTTGGTTTGGCATCTTCCGTCTGTATGGCCCAGGCCAGGAGTGGTTTGACCGCACCTGGACGTTGGGAGCGATTGAACAAATTTGA